One stretch of Natronobacterium gregoryi SP2 DNA includes these proteins:
- a CDS encoding outer membrane protein assembly factor BamB family protein codes for MNGTLDADGDGPLEREIRVLLGDLGPAASRHNWRRSAVAVGEECVFAGLADGRVVAYDLTDGEPRERWSVAGDGERYVVSIAVADGYLVVGERGPEGRIRVHSSETGDLLWEYVTAEDVGSPADETFFAQPFVVDVRVADGTVVAASRRYERDGDLQQWSSVVYGFDLEGGLEWAYNARASPIAFDVDDRRVAVGYNRCPPNHDHDHGLVVLDRETGDEIANWDPGTSGERRVGDVSLTDAGIAVASHGDKHGYFLDDDCGEGWGIDLASERDLDGETLYAYPNHATVVDGTAVFVTGNTFAEETRDPDGRHPHEHTAVGVDLEDGTKRWSHDVRGFARGVARDGDLVVIPSTQNFRERDAETHAVHVIEPETGPIERRPIEGISTVASLSNDRLAVIEEPVEYHDEGVTRGAYRLHTWRLER; via the coding sequence ATGAACGGAACGCTGGATGCCGACGGCGACGGCCCCCTCGAGCGCGAAATACGAGTATTGCTCGGGGACCTCGGTCCGGCCGCGAGCCGACACAACTGGCGTCGATCGGCCGTCGCCGTCGGCGAGGAGTGCGTCTTCGCCGGTCTCGCGGACGGTCGAGTGGTCGCCTACGACCTCACGGACGGCGAGCCACGGGAACGCTGGAGCGTCGCCGGCGACGGGGAGCGTTACGTCGTCTCGATAGCCGTCGCCGACGGCTACCTCGTCGTCGGAGAACGAGGTCCCGAGGGGCGGATTCGCGTCCACTCGAGCGAGACCGGTGACCTCCTGTGGGAGTACGTCACCGCCGAAGACGTCGGCTCGCCCGCCGACGAGACGTTCTTCGCCCAGCCGTTCGTCGTCGACGTTCGGGTCGCCGACGGAACGGTCGTCGCCGCCTCCCGCCGGTACGAACGCGACGGCGACCTCCAGCAGTGGTCGAGCGTCGTCTACGGCTTCGACCTCGAGGGTGGCCTCGAGTGGGCCTACAATGCCCGAGCCTCGCCGATCGCGTTCGACGTCGACGATCGTCGAGTAGCCGTCGGCTACAATCGCTGTCCGCCGAACCACGACCACGATCACGGACTCGTCGTGCTCGACAGAGAGACCGGTGACGAGATAGCGAACTGGGACCCCGGTACGTCGGGGGAGCGCCGCGTCGGTGACGTTTCCCTCACCGATGCGGGCATCGCCGTTGCCAGTCACGGCGACAAGCACGGCTATTTCCTCGACGACGACTGCGGCGAAGGATGGGGCATCGACCTCGCTAGCGAACGCGACCTCGACGGTGAGACGCTCTACGCCTATCCGAATCACGCCACCGTCGTCGACGGAACCGCCGTTTTCGTCACTGGGAACACCTTCGCCGAGGAGACTCGCGATCCCGACGGCCGCCATCCGCACGAGCATACGGCCGTCGGCGTCGATCTCGAGGACGGGACGAAACGCTGGTCGCACGACGTCCGCGGCTTCGCCCGCGGTGTCGCTCGAGACGGCGATCTCGTAGTGATCCCGTCGACACAGAACTTCCGTGAACGGGACGCCGAAACCCACGCCGTCCACGTCATCGAGCCCGAAACAGGGCCGATCGAGCGTCGTCCGATCGAGGGGATCTCGACTGTGGCTTCCCTGTCGAACGATCGACTCGCCGTCATCGAGGAACCGGTCGAATACCACGACGAAGGGGTTACGCGAGGGGCCTATCGGCTTCACACGTGGCGACTCGAGCGGTAG
- a CDS encoding cobalt-precorrin-7 (C(5))-methyltransferase, translated as MSDEYDLEAGPDPATFAAAVPEPEIDGSVVDPVYAVGVGPGNLEYLTPRGERAIREADVVVGFTTVVEFVEGRTDAELLTCGYRDEAATLETFAERVAAGESGTAVAMGDPNHSGYQFVGKVQQAVEREAAGTPVQVIPGISAIQVAASRARTPMEETEFVTLHKSGDLTAEMERLAMTAGDRHVLVLPRPYDRMPGDIAAFLRETGVSPELEALVLERLTHDDERIYRFELDELAEHAGGDEKTDTPFSDLVVLAIRRRDESS; from the coding sequence ATGAGCGACGAGTACGACCTCGAGGCCGGTCCTGATCCGGCGACGTTCGCAGCCGCCGTCCCGGAGCCGGAGATTGACGGCTCGGTCGTCGACCCTGTCTACGCCGTGGGCGTCGGACCGGGAAACCTCGAGTACCTCACTCCTCGTGGCGAGCGAGCCATTCGGGAGGCCGACGTCGTGGTCGGGTTCACGACCGTCGTCGAGTTCGTCGAGGGCCGGACTGACGCGGAGCTTTTGACCTGTGGCTACAGAGACGAAGCAGCGACGCTCGAGACCTTTGCCGAACGGGTCGCGGCCGGCGAGTCGGGGACGGCCGTCGCGATGGGCGATCCGAATCACTCGGGTTACCAGTTCGTCGGGAAAGTCCAGCAGGCCGTCGAACGCGAAGCTGCCGGGACGCCAGTGCAAGTGATCCCTGGCATTTCCGCGATACAGGTCGCCGCGAGCCGTGCGCGAACGCCGATGGAAGAGACCGAGTTCGTGACGCTGCACAAGAGCGGCGACCTTACAGCGGAGATGGAACGTCTCGCGATGACGGCCGGCGACCGACACGTGCTCGTGCTCCCGCGGCCCTACGACCGGATGCCCGGCGATATCGCTGCGTTCCTGCGCGAAACTGGTGTGTCCCCCGAACTCGAGGCGCTGGTGCTCGAGAGGTTAACTCACGACGACGAGCGGATCTATCGGTTCGAACTCGACGAACTCGCAGAGCACGCAGGTGGTGACGAGAAAACGGACACGCCGTTTTCGGATCTTGTCGTCCTCGCGATTCGTCGCAGAGACGAGAGCAGCTGA
- a CDS encoding cob(I)yrinic acid a,c-diamide adenosyltransferase: protein MSDERTPDGTVENTPGRGERPEADGIEPAAPEEFGLVQVWWGSGKGKTTATLGMGMRAAGHGHRVHVLQFMKGGASSVEPVRGEYNAIAALPGMSYENLGHYGWHGMADGSDEEGHEAQARAGLERAHELLAAASAADLGESIPLDAPPEDGVHMLILDEILYAADRDLISTDDILELLESKPDALELVLSGSHAEPTYLQEAADLITNVRKEKHPIDAGQRARRGTEF from the coding sequence ATGAGTGACGAACGAACACCGGACGGAACGGTCGAGAACACGCCTGGTCGAGGGGAACGCCCAGAAGCCGATGGGATCGAGCCGGCGGCACCGGAGGAGTTCGGCCTCGTGCAAGTCTGGTGGGGCAGTGGCAAAGGGAAGACGACGGCCACGCTCGGCATGGGAATGCGCGCGGCGGGACACGGCCACCGCGTCCACGTCCTGCAGTTTATGAAAGGCGGTGCCTCGAGCGTCGAACCGGTTCGTGGAGAGTACAACGCTATCGCGGCGCTACCGGGAATGAGCTACGAGAATCTCGGTCACTACGGCTGGCACGGGATGGCCGACGGCAGTGACGAGGAAGGCCACGAGGCACAGGCTCGCGCAGGACTCGAGCGCGCTCACGAGTTGCTCGCGGCTGCTTCGGCGGCCGATCTCGGCGAGTCGATTCCGCTAGACGCACCGCCTGAGGACGGCGTCCACATGCTGATTCTCGACGAGATACTCTACGCCGCCGATCGAGATCTGATCTCGACAGACGACATCCTCGAGTTGCTCGAGTCGAAACCCGACGCCCTCGAACTCGTGTTGTCGGGGAGCCACGCGGAGCCGACATACCTGCAGGAGGCGGCCGATCTGATCACGAACGTCCGCAAGGAAAAGCACCCGATCGACGCTGGACAGCGCGCGCGACGTGGGACCGAGTTCTGA
- a CDS encoding (2Fe-2S) ferredoxin domain-containing protein: MKRRTPEQRERLDAHVFVCTTDRDSEYACCHDAGAEETLEAVKDWLRERNAFWSPIGVSTTGCLALCSEGGTAITIQPQNEWYSDVQPDDIPALLEREFGPEASRVDGEPPGDHE; this comes from the coding sequence ATGAAACGCCGCACACCCGAACAGCGAGAACGGCTCGACGCACACGTCTTCGTCTGTACGACCGACCGCGACTCCGAGTACGCGTGCTGTCACGACGCCGGCGCCGAAGAGACGCTCGAAGCCGTCAAAGATTGGCTTCGAGAGCGGAACGCGTTCTGGTCGCCGATCGGTGTGTCGACCACGGGCTGTCTCGCACTCTGTAGCGAGGGCGGGACGGCGATCACGATCCAGCCCCAGAACGAATGGTACTCCGACGTTCAGCCCGACGACATCCCTGCCCTGCTCGAACGCGAGTTCGGCCCCGAGGCGTCCCGCGTCGACGGCGAGCCTCCCGGGGACCACGAGTAA
- a CDS encoding ATP-binding protein, whose translation MERHRAPFSAIVGQEELKRALLAVAVDDGLDGVLVQGEKGTAKSTAVRGLVDLLPDQRAVADCPYGCPPDDPASQCETCRSRDHDDLAVETRPVPLVTLPLGATRESVVGTLSVADALEGEAEFDPGLLAQANRGFLYVDEVNLLEDHLVDVLLDAAASGVNRVERDGVSVSHPADFTLIGTMNPEEGELRPQLRDRFSLQATVTGCRDVDDRIAVIDRALERNADPETFAAGYEADIAARRQQLREARDLLETVSLPDEFKREIADLCLDAGVDGHRGDIAIARTARTLAALEGRRKVIQPDVTEAARLALPHRLQSRPFEDAPDPEDVLEDHFDEDDEERDGEGEADESEASSDEASEDDEPRNDARGDGSGDSSDTGSNGADSSSQPSSDASDDDDGTGDGEPEDADAPAEGDDEDEATPLVPGQQRAEIGDAERPPVDDVEADASTRGDGTRVRAQASDRGRGARVRTERATADESVDTAASVRAAATDGRTRVEEGDLRKSVRQSRAGSLIVFVVDASASMRPAMAEAKGTVMNLLQDAYEHRDEVAFVAVAGEEAEVALPPTDSVTLAARHLKELPTGDRTPLPSGLEEATRLVTRTDADASLVVVVTDGRANVAEGSPTASTREAARRLARTDSEVVVVDAGDDGAGLVGILETETGGKRLPLSELSAERVAETASAVGCGEN comes from the coding sequence ATGGAGCGTCACCGAGCGCCGTTTTCGGCGATCGTCGGACAGGAGGAACTGAAGCGGGCGTTGCTCGCCGTTGCAGTCGACGACGGACTCGACGGCGTGCTCGTTCAGGGGGAGAAAGGAACCGCGAAGTCGACAGCCGTCCGCGGACTCGTCGACCTGCTACCCGACCAACGGGCCGTCGCGGACTGTCCGTACGGCTGTCCACCCGACGATCCGGCCAGCCAGTGTGAGACGTGTCGATCGCGCGACCACGACGACCTCGCAGTCGAAACCCGGCCCGTTCCGCTGGTAACACTTCCGCTCGGAGCAACCCGCGAGAGCGTCGTCGGAACGCTCTCCGTTGCCGACGCACTCGAGGGCGAGGCAGAGTTCGATCCCGGACTGCTCGCGCAGGCGAATCGGGGGTTCCTGTACGTCGACGAGGTCAACCTGCTCGAGGACCACCTCGTGGACGTCCTCCTCGATGCGGCCGCGAGCGGCGTCAACCGTGTCGAACGCGACGGCGTAAGCGTCTCTCATCCCGCCGACTTCACCCTGATCGGGACGATGAACCCCGAAGAGGGCGAGTTGCGGCCACAGCTCCGGGATCGATTTTCCCTCCAGGCGACCGTCACCGGCTGTCGTGACGTCGACGACCGCATCGCGGTGATCGATCGTGCACTCGAGCGAAACGCCGATCCCGAAACGTTCGCCGCCGGCTACGAGGCCGATATCGCCGCCCGACGACAGCAGCTACGCGAGGCACGGGACCTGCTCGAGACGGTTTCCCTCCCCGACGAGTTCAAGCGCGAAATCGCCGACCTCTGTCTCGACGCGGGCGTCGACGGCCACCGCGGAGACATCGCCATCGCCCGTACTGCCCGGACGCTCGCTGCGCTCGAGGGTCGCCGGAAGGTGATCCAACCCGACGTGACGGAGGCCGCTCGGCTGGCGCTACCACATCGCCTCCAGAGTCGACCGTTCGAGGACGCGCCGGACCCGGAGGACGTACTCGAGGATCACTTCGACGAGGACGACGAGGAGAGAGACGGCGAGGGCGAAGCCGACGAGTCGGAAGCGAGCAGCGACGAAGCGAGCGAGGACGACGAACCCCGAAACGACGCTCGAGGCGACGGCTCCGGCGACTCGAGTGACACTGGCAGTAACGGCGCTGACAGCTCGAGCCAGCCCTCGAGTGACGCCTCCGACGATGACGACGGAACTGGAGACGGTGAGCCGGAGGATGCGGACGCGCCAGCCGAGGGCGACGACGAAGACGAGGCGACGCCGCTCGTCCCGGGCCAGCAACGGGCCGAAATCGGCGATGCAGAACGGCCGCCCGTCGACGACGTCGAAGCTGACGCGTCGACTCGAGGCGATGGCACTCGAGTGCGCGCACAGGCGTCGGACCGCGGCCGTGGCGCACGGGTGCGGACGGAGCGTGCAACCGCCGACGAGTCGGTCGACACGGCCGCGTCGGTCCGGGCCGCTGCGACTGACGGTCGGACGCGCGTCGAGGAAGGCGACCTCCGAAAATCCGTCAGACAATCTCGAGCCGGTTCCCTGATCGTCTTCGTCGTCGACGCCAGCGCCTCCATGCGTCCGGCGATGGCCGAGGCCAAGGGGACGGTCATGAACCTGCTGCAGGACGCCTACGAACACCGCGACGAAGTGGCGTTCGTGGCCGTCGCCGGCGAGGAGGCCGAAGTCGCCCTGCCGCCGACCGATAGCGTCACGCTCGCCGCTCGCCATCTGAAGGAACTCCCGACCGGTGACCGGACGCCGCTGCCGTCGGGTCTCGAGGAAGCCACCCGACTCGTGACGCGAACCGACGCTGACGCGAGCCTCGTGGTCGTCGTGACCGACGGGCGGGCGAACGTCGCTGAGGGAAGCCCGACGGCGAGTACGCGAGAAGCGGCGCGTCGACTGGCTCGAACCGATTCCGAGGTCGTGGTCGTCGACGCCGGCGACGATGGGGCAGGGCTGGTCGGCATCCTCGAAACCGAAACCGGGGGGAAACGGCTCCCACTCTCGGAGCTCTCGGCCGAGCGGGTGGCAGAAACGGCATCGGCGGTCGGATGCGGAGAAAATTAG
- a CDS encoding precorrin-8X methylmutase, whose protein sequence is MTDGEYDREYADLGATTQEAMDIAETSMDIVQQFVPDETLADRVRQKSVHSMGDIEFQHLIRFTGTDDIGDDEDAPVRAGARAVLEEANVVTDITMAQAGITGRGHDCEKHKAIGHGADLAKETGITRTAAGVLELDDDGVYDGAIVTIGNAPTAAFTLADCIENGTRPAVVVATPVGFVKAEESRERIRSVSDEYGVPAITNVGRRGGSGLAAALTNELIHVATDARAGDIDLERTADARATEGRR, encoded by the coding sequence ATGACTGATGGGGAATACGACAGAGAGTACGCCGATCTTGGCGCAACGACACAGGAAGCGATGGACATCGCGGAGACGAGCATGGACATCGTCCAGCAGTTCGTTCCCGACGAGACGCTCGCCGACCGAGTACGTCAGAAGTCGGTCCACTCGATGGGTGACATCGAGTTCCAGCACCTGATACGCTTTACCGGCACGGACGATATCGGTGACGACGAGGACGCTCCCGTCCGGGCCGGCGCGAGAGCCGTCCTCGAGGAAGCCAACGTCGTCACGGACATCACGATGGCTCAGGCCGGAATTACTGGACGGGGTCACGACTGTGAAAAACACAAGGCGATCGGCCACGGAGCCGACCTCGCGAAAGAGACGGGGATAACCCGGACTGCTGCGGGCGTCCTCGAACTCGACGACGACGGCGTCTACGATGGCGCGATCGTGACGATCGGCAACGCACCGACGGCCGCGTTCACACTGGCCGACTGCATCGAGAACGGAACGCGGCCGGCAGTCGTCGTCGCGACGCCTGTTGGCTTCGTCAAAGCCGAAGAGAGCCGCGAGCGCATCCGCAGTGTCAGCGACGAGTACGGTGTGCCAGCGATCACGAACGTCGGCCGACGCGGTGGCAGCGGCCTCGCCGCCGCGCTGACGAACGAACTGATCCACGTCGCTACGGACGCTCGAGCGGGCGATATCGACCTCGAGCGGACGGCCGACGCTCGAGCGACCGAGGGGAGACGATGA
- a CDS encoding winged helix-turn-helix domain-containing protein, producing the protein MSLGGSPSHDSVDLDAVVGALDDDGCRQIVAALEEPLTVTELADRTELPLSTTYRKLDRLTEARLVTETSGIRQGSHHKARYIGDFDRISISLDDDRSFDVDVGRSSDVPADIWMDAKGRF; encoded by the coding sequence ATGTCACTCGGCGGTTCGCCGTCCCACGACTCCGTCGATCTCGATGCAGTCGTCGGCGCACTGGACGACGACGGCTGTCGGCAGATCGTCGCCGCTCTCGAGGAGCCACTGACGGTCACGGAACTCGCCGACCGAACCGAACTCCCGCTGTCGACGACCTACCGGAAACTCGACCGGCTGACCGAGGCGCGTCTCGTCACCGAAACCAGCGGCATCCGACAGGGAAGCCACCACAAAGCACGATATATCGGCGACTTCGATCGCATCTCGATCAGCCTCGACGACGATCGGTCGTTCGACGTCGACGTCGGTCGCTCGAGCGACGTACCCGCCGACATCTGGATGGACGCGAAGGGCCGATTCTAG
- the cobN gene encoding cobaltochelatase subunit CobN, producing the protein MPTIGLYTATENELGAIQEAANRLEGIDLDVRSESDLEDETELETFLEALESTDVVVFWLHGGEDSMPGYGMATERLAEAGVPLVVKATGDAYALEDTTVAERDRERVYDYLERGGTVNVANCCRYLAAEYGDYDGEYDDPVELPTEGVYHPDYPAVEYEDLLETHDPGRPTVGVWFYESHWTHANTRYVDALVDALEERGVNVLPAFCNPATDEEGQENAEWVARNWFSDEDGPIVDAVVSSFMFSLGMSERGRSASDEGGTEEIFLEELGVPVLQAITTMRSRSRYEASDTGVMGFELALSVALPEFDGNVVTHPISGKERMGDEAGVGTAPKQHFPIEDRIDHVASLAVNWAQLRHTPNEEKQVAVVLHNYPPSDDGIGTAFGLDSPESTINLLEELEARGYDLEDRPEDGQALIDELTSQLTLEDRWVAPEDVRELSVDTVSPDRYAEWFADADDRFCEHVIEEWGEPPERPFAIPGMECGNVLVTVQPPRGFGMDPSKVYHDSDLQPPHDYYAFYAWLREAFEADAVVHLGTHGSLEWLPGKTVGLDGESAPDALVSDLPNVYPYIVNNPGEGTQAKRRSYAAIVDYLTPVMRAAGTYDDLAELEELASEYRQAGMEDARADDGTQLEALLREKVEELDLAVELDIAGSIDEKADVRGPDEAGSSLAEGDVDGEEVGIDDLVERVHEYLTDVKTTQIRMGLHTMGEPPEGDRLVEYLVALTRLENPGAPSLRESVAGALGVDYETMLESPGTYDEDLGLTYAEAADVVYEQSVTLIETLAEHEFDVPVSELEGGPEDEVNINLLIVDLETIGDARAKPGAHDDLREVLAFICEEAQPRVQGADEEVPRTADALEGEYVPPGGSGAPTRGGVDLLPTARNFYTLDPRKVPAKAAWQVGKEVAEGVLERHHEESATPKQSQEGEYPEEIGVVVWGTPTIRTRGETIAQVLAMMGVEPVWTDAGRVDDVEPIPLEELGRPRVDVTTRVSGLFRDAFPAAAGVIHDAVDAVVDLDEPHDMNYVKKHVEKEAAELEAEGLEADEARDAVMDRVFTTKPGGYGAGTNKAVDEGNWDDRSDLADVYVQWGGYAMGSRGRVSDAHDSFERRLSNVDATVKLEDTMEQDEFDSSDWYAFHGGFISAVSEVSGEEPASYVGDSSDPDNVDVYTNEEKVRKAMRARVLNPDWLDSMEEHGYKGAGDLSTTVDVTLGWDATTGVVSDHLWEEVAEAYAFDEDRQKWMTDVNPWALESITATLLEAIDRGLWGADEETEDRLRDINLSVEGDLEAKTTAEMAEVTNDD; encoded by the coding sequence ATGCCGACGATCGGGTTATACACGGCGACCGAAAACGAGTTAGGCGCGATACAGGAAGCCGCGAACCGGCTCGAGGGAATCGACCTCGACGTCCGTTCGGAGAGTGACCTCGAAGACGAGACCGAACTCGAGACGTTCCTCGAGGCTCTCGAGTCCACCGACGTGGTGGTCTTCTGGCTCCACGGGGGCGAAGACAGTATGCCAGGATACGGGATGGCGACCGAGCGACTCGCCGAGGCGGGCGTCCCGCTGGTCGTGAAGGCGACGGGCGACGCCTACGCGCTCGAGGACACGACCGTCGCCGAACGCGACCGCGAACGAGTCTACGACTATCTCGAGCGAGGCGGAACGGTCAACGTCGCGAACTGCTGTCGGTATCTCGCAGCGGAGTACGGCGACTACGACGGCGAGTACGACGACCCAGTCGAACTTCCGACAGAAGGAGTCTACCATCCCGACTATCCAGCCGTCGAGTACGAAGACCTGCTCGAGACGCACGATCCAGGCCGGCCGACGGTCGGCGTCTGGTTCTACGAGTCCCACTGGACCCACGCCAACACCCGCTACGTCGACGCGCTCGTCGACGCACTCGAGGAGCGCGGCGTGAACGTGTTGCCGGCGTTCTGTAATCCGGCGACCGACGAGGAGGGCCAGGAGAACGCCGAGTGGGTCGCGAGAAACTGGTTCAGCGACGAGGACGGGCCGATCGTCGACGCCGTCGTCAGTTCCTTCATGTTCTCGCTGGGGATGAGCGAACGCGGTCGGTCGGCAAGCGATGAGGGTGGCACGGAGGAGATCTTCTTAGAGGAACTGGGCGTGCCCGTTCTGCAGGCGATCACGACGATGCGCTCGCGGTCGCGCTACGAGGCCAGTGATACGGGCGTGATGGGGTTCGAACTCGCGCTGTCCGTGGCGCTGCCGGAGTTCGACGGCAACGTTGTCACCCATCCCATCAGCGGGAAAGAGCGGATGGGCGACGAGGCCGGCGTCGGCACCGCGCCGAAACAGCATTTCCCGATCGAAGACCGGATCGACCACGTCGCCTCGCTCGCGGTCAACTGGGCGCAACTCCGTCACACGCCCAACGAGGAGAAGCAGGTCGCCGTCGTCCTCCACAACTACCCGCCGAGCGACGACGGCATCGGAACCGCCTTCGGCCTCGACAGCCCCGAGAGCACGATCAACCTGCTCGAGGAACTCGAGGCTCGAGGCTACGACCTCGAGGATCGACCCGAGGACGGGCAGGCCCTCATCGACGAGTTGACCTCGCAACTCACGCTCGAGGATCGGTGGGTCGCTCCCGAGGACGTCCGCGAGTTGAGCGTCGACACCGTCTCGCCCGACCGATACGCGGAGTGGTTCGCGGACGCCGACGACCGGTTCTGCGAGCACGTAATCGAGGAGTGGGGCGAACCCCCCGAACGCCCGTTCGCAATTCCTGGGATGGAGTGTGGCAACGTTCTGGTGACCGTCCAGCCGCCGCGCGGATTCGGGATGGACCCCTCCAAGGTCTACCACGATTCGGATCTGCAGCCGCCACACGACTACTACGCCTTCTACGCGTGGCTACGCGAGGCGTTCGAAGCCGACGCCGTCGTTCACCTGGGGACCCACGGCAGCCTCGAGTGGCTCCCCGGCAAGACCGTCGGGCTGGACGGCGAGAGCGCGCCCGACGCTCTGGTCTCCGATCTGCCGAACGTCTATCCCTACATCGTCAACAACCCCGGCGAGGGAACCCAGGCCAAGCGGCGATCCTACGCTGCGATCGTCGACTACCTCACGCCCGTGATGCGGGCCGCCGGAACCTACGACGACCTGGCCGAACTCGAGGAACTGGCAAGCGAGTACCGCCAGGCCGGGATGGAAGACGCCCGAGCCGACGACGGAACGCAACTCGAGGCGCTGCTCCGGGAGAAAGTCGAGGAACTGGACCTGGCGGTGGAACTCGACATTGCGGGTTCGATAGACGAGAAGGCCGACGTCCGCGGCCCCGACGAAGCCGGCTCGAGTCTGGCGGAAGGTGACGTAGACGGCGAGGAGGTCGGTATCGACGACCTCGTCGAGCGGGTCCACGAGTACCTCACCGACGTCAAGACCACCCAGATCCGGATGGGGCTGCACACGATGGGCGAGCCCCCGGAGGGCGACCGTCTCGTCGAGTATCTCGTCGCACTCACGCGCCTCGAGAATCCCGGCGCGCCGAGCCTGCGGGAAAGCGTCGCGGGCGCACTGGGCGTCGACTACGAGACGATGCTCGAGTCGCCGGGAACCTACGACGAGGACCTGGGACTGACCTACGCCGAGGCCGCCGACGTCGTCTACGAGCAAAGTGTCACGTTGATCGAGACGCTCGCGGAACACGAGTTCGACGTACCCGTCTCCGAACTCGAGGGCGGTCCCGAAGACGAGGTCAACATCAACCTGCTCATCGTCGACCTCGAGACGATCGGCGACGCGCGCGCGAAACCCGGTGCACACGACGACCTTCGGGAGGTGCTCGCGTTCATCTGCGAGGAAGCCCAGCCCCGCGTTCAGGGGGCCGACGAGGAGGTTCCACGGACTGCCGACGCTCTCGAGGGCGAGTACGTTCCACCGGGAGGGTCGGGCGCGCCGACTCGTGGCGGCGTCGACCTGCTGCCGACTGCACGGAACTTCTACACGCTCGATCCCCGGAAGGTGCCCGCGAAAGCCGCCTGGCAGGTCGGCAAGGAGGTGGCGGAGGGTGTCCTCGAGCGCCACCACGAGGAGAGCGCGACTCCGAAGCAGTCGCAAGAAGGCGAGTACCCCGAGGAGATCGGGGTCGTCGTCTGGGGAACCCCGACGATCCGGACCCGCGGGGAGACCATCGCCCAGGTGCTTGCGATGATGGGCGTCGAACCAGTCTGGACCGACGCGGGCCGGGTCGACGACGTCGAGCCGATCCCGCTCGAGGAACTCGGTCGTCCGCGGGTCGACGTCACCACGCGCGTCTCCGGACTGTTCCGCGACGCTTTCCCCGCCGCGGCGGGCGTGATCCACGACGCCGTCGACGCGGTGGTCGACCTCGACGAACCCCACGACATGAACTACGTGAAAAAGCACGTCGAAAAAGAGGCCGCGGAACTCGAGGCGGAGGGCCTCGAGGCCGACGAGGCTCGCGACGCCGTCATGGATCGGGTTTTCACCACGAAACCCGGCGGCTACGGAGCCGGGACGAACAAGGCCGTCGACGAGGGCAACTGGGACGACCGGTCGGATCTCGCCGACGTCTACGTCCAGTGGGGTGGCTACGCGATGGGCTCGAGAGGACGGGTCTCCGATGCCCACGATTCCTTCGAACGACGGCTCTCGAACGTCGACGCCACCGTCAAACTCGAGGACACGATGGAACAAGACGAGTTCGACTCCTCGGACTGGTATGCCTTCCACGGCGGCTTCATCTCCGCAGTCTCGGAGGTCTCCGGTGAGGAACCCGCATCGTACGTTGGGGACTCTTCCGATCCGGACAACGTGGACGTCTACACCAACGAGGAGAAGGTCCGCAAGGCGATGCGCGCCCGCGTGCTCAACCCCGACTGGCTCGACTCCATGGAGGAACACGGCTACAAGGGCGCGGGCGACCTCTCGACGACGGTCGACGTCACGCTGGGCTGGGACGCCACGACTGGCGTCGTCAGTGACCACCTCTGGGAAGAGGTCGCAGAGGCCTACGCCTTCGACGAGGATCGCCAGAAGTGGATGACAGACGTCAATCCGTGGGCCCTCGAGTCGATCACGGCGACGCTGCTCGAGGCGATCGACCGGGGACTCTGGGGTGCAGACGAGGAGACCGAAGACAGGCTCCGGGACATCAACCTCTCCGTTGAGGGTGATCTGGAGGCGAAGACGACAGCGGAGATGGCGGAGGTGACCAACGATGACTGA